In a single window of the Marinitoga sp. 38H-ov genome:
- a CDS encoding NADH-dependent [FeFe] hydrogenase, group A6 — protein sequence MPKITINCKEVEVPENYTVLDAVKSVGGYVPTLCYMKLEDIGVENKPASCRVCMVEVEGRRNLAPACATPVAEGLVVKTHSRRAIQARRTAVQLLLSDHPQDCLKCPKNGECELQDLAAELNIHNNPYFGKMSLHKKDISSAIIRDPNKCVMCRRCETMCNEFQTVGVLSAVNRGFEAVVNPTFDWTLESTACTFCGQCVAVCPTGALVERSYIDQVWDVIEDPKKHVVVQTAPAVRVAIGEEFGYEPGTISTGKLVAALRTLGFDKIFDTNFAADLTIMEEASEFKERIENGGYLPMLTSCCPGWVKFLEHQFPTLLEMPSSAKSPQQMFGAVAKTYYAQKAGIDPKDIVVVSVMPCLAKKYEANREELRDSGYQDVDYVITTRELADMIRESGINFQNLPEEEYDSILGESTGAADIFGRTGGVAEAALRTAYEWITGEELGNVDFEAVRGYEGVRIAEVDLKGTKIKVGIAHGLGNVRKLLEDIQAGKTEVHLIEVMACPGGCVGGGGQPYHHGDFDVIKKRTEAINKIDREKPIRKSHENPSIKRIYDEYLGKPLSEKSHHLLHTEYFEREWL from the coding sequence TTATGTTCCAACATTATGTTATATGAAATTAGAAGATATAGGTGTTGAAAATAAACCAGCTTCTTGTAGAGTATGTATGGTTGAAGTTGAAGGTAGAAGGAATTTAGCTCCAGCATGTGCTACTCCAGTTGCCGAAGGTTTAGTTGTAAAAACACATTCTAGAAGAGCTATACAAGCTAGAAGAACTGCAGTTCAATTATTGTTATCTGATCACCCTCAAGATTGTTTAAAATGTCCAAAAAATGGTGAATGTGAATTACAAGATTTAGCAGCAGAATTAAATATCCACAATAATCCATATTTTGGAAAAATGTCTTTACATAAAAAAGATATTTCATCTGCAATTATTAGAGACCCAAATAAATGTGTTATGTGTAGAAGATGTGAAACAATGTGTAATGAATTTCAAACTGTTGGAGTTTTATCAGCAGTTAATAGAGGTTTTGAAGCTGTTGTTAATCCAACATTTGATTGGACACTTGAAAGTACTGCATGTACATTCTGTGGTCAATGTGTTGCAGTATGTCCTACAGGTGCATTAGTAGAAAGATCATATATAGATCAAGTTTGGGATGTAATAGAGGATCCAAAAAAACATGTTGTAGTTCAAACAGCTCCAGCAGTTAGAGTTGCAATTGGAGAGGAATTTGGATATGAACCAGGAACAATTTCAACTGGAAAATTAGTTGCTGCATTAAGAACTTTAGGATTCGATAAGATTTTCGATACTAATTTTGCAGCTGATTTAACTATTATGGAAGAAGCATCAGAATTTAAAGAAAGAATTGAAAATGGTGGATATTTACCAATGCTTACAAGTTGTTGTCCAGGTTGGGTTAAATTCTTAGAACATCAATTCCCAACATTATTAGAAATGCCATCATCAGCAAAATCTCCACAACAAATGTTTGGAGCAGTTGCTAAAACATATTATGCTCAAAAAGCTGGAATTGATCCAAAAGATATTGTTGTTGTATCAGTAATGCCATGTTTGGCTAAAAAATATGAAGCTAATAGAGAAGAATTAAGAGATTCAGGATATCAAGATGTTGATTATGTAATTACAACAAGAGAGTTAGCTGATATGATTAGAGAATCAGGTATTAATTTCCAAAACTTACCTGAAGAAGAATATGATAGCATCTTAGGTGAATCAACAGGAGCTGCAGATATTTTTGGTAGAACTGGTGGTGTAGCTGAAGCAGCATTAAGAACAGCATATGAATGGATAACAGGTGAAGAACTAGGAAATGTAGACTTTGAAGCTGTAAGAGGATATGAAGGAGTTAGAATTGCTGAAGTTGATTTAAAGGGAACAAAAATTAAAGTTGGTATTGCTCACGGTTTAGGAAATGTTAGAAAATTATTAGAAGATATTCAAGCTGGAAAAACAGAAGTTCATTTAATTGAAGTTATGGCATGTCCTGGCGGATGTGTTGGTGGTGGAGGACAACCATATCACCATGGAGACTTTGATGTAATTAAAAAGAGAACTGAAGCAATTAATAAGATTGATAGAGAAAAACCAATAAGAAAATCACATGAAAATCCATCAATTAAGAGAATTTATGATGAATATTTAGGAAAACCATTAAGCGAAAAATCACATCACTTGTTACATACAGAATACTTTGAAAGAGAATGGTTATGA